In the Dethiosulfovibrio peptidovorans genome, one interval contains:
- a CDS encoding ABC transporter permease, which translates to AIMITILALNFLGDGLRDALDPKLKN; encoded by the coding sequence TGCCATCATGATCACCATTCTGGCGCTGAATTTTCTGGGAGACGGCCTTCGGGACGCCCTGGATCCCAAACTGAAAAACTAG